TTAGGTTTTGCAGGGCTTTGTAGCGGTAATCCTCCATGTAGACCGGGGCGGTGATCCGGCCGAAGCGGAGATGGTCGGCGATGACGAAGGCATCTACGAGATCGTTCTTGGGTAAATCCAAATAGGCGTCCTTAAACTTTTTGACCTGCTTGGGATTGAGCACATGTAATTTGCGCTCAAACCGCCCCAGAGCGCCGTCTTCGCGCAAAAAACACAGCAGATTATTGCCGTAAACCGAAGTCGCTTCCATGCCAATCACGACGGCGGGCAGGTTCTTTTCCGTCAAGGCGGCTACCACTCGCTGGGAGAGGATCTGCGCCCCGCCGAGGTTGTTTTGCACCGCAAAGGAACTATGCTTGGAGCCGTCTGGCAGCATGATGTATACCGCGTTATCGCGACTGCCTACATCAATGCCAATGAATAATCGATTCACAGTTTCACCTTCTTTCTGTGGTACATTCTGAGTCAACCGGCTTGGCAATACCCATGATACCGGAGCATCTACACCCTCGCATATTAGAATCCAGCCGGGAACAGGCCATTGCGAACCCGCACTGCGAACGGGCAGCCTGTGGCCCGGCAAACAGCCGGCGGTTTGAAGCTAACTTCCGGTTCAGGGGAACAGACTTTTTTTGAAGCAGCCTTTCGGCCCAA
The sequence above is drawn from the Acetonema longum DSM 6540 genome and encodes:
- a CDS encoding IS110 family transposase — protein: MNRLFIGIDVGSRDNAVYIMLPDGSKHSSFAVQNNLGGAQILSQRVVAALTEKNLPAVVIGMEATSVYGNNLLCFLREDGALGRFERKLHVLNPKQVKKFKDAYLDLPKNDLVDAFVIADHLRFGRITAPVYMEDYRYKALQNL